In a genomic window of Oreochromis aureus strain Israel breed Guangdong linkage group 13, ZZ_aureus, whole genome shotgun sequence:
- the LOC120443358 gene encoding CD48 antigen-like: protein MKTSAGFWLLAVLLVAATSFSQTVEKYFKVGGTLQLSPQPVSAEITSILWKYDKNLLADWEKGLIDLTYYSKFKGRTTLNTTTGVLEIRDMTAEDSGLYSVEINYQVQSQVYQTVEIEAVPKPVVDVQPLSCSSASPNCKLVCWGDVNKAGPVEYFWKKDDGEWVKSEKNTKDIINDKETQRVEKFSCRIKNLFSEKESSSLPNPFFRQYHH from the coding sequence ATGAAGACATCGGCTGGTTTCTGGCTCCTGGCTGTGCTGCTCGTAGCTGCAACCAGCTTCTCTCAGACTGTAGAGAAGTACTTCAAGGTTGGCGGCACACTTCAGCTCAGCCCTCAGCCGGTCTCTGCAGAGATCACCAGCATCCTGTGGAAATACGATAAAAACCTGCTGGCTGACTGGGAGAAAGGCTTGATTGATCTGACATATTACAGCAAGTTTAAAGGCCGAACCACTCTGAACACGACCACAGGAGTGTTGGAGATCAGGGACATGACTGCAGAGGACAGTGGACTGTATTCAGTGGAGATCAACTACCAGGTCCAGAGTCAGGTTTATCAGACTGTGGAGATCGAAGCAGTGCCCAAGCCTGTGGTGGATGTGCAGCCGCTGTCGTGTAGCTCAGCCTCACCTAACTGTAAACTGGTGTGTTGGGGAGACGTTAACAAAGCTGGGCCTGTCGAGTACTTCTGGAAGAAAGATGATGGAGAGTGGGTAAAGTCTGAAAAGAACACCAAGGACATCATCAATGATAAGGAAACACAGCGTGTGGAAAAGTTCTCCTGCAGGATAAAGAATCTGTTTAGTGAGAAGGAAAGCAGTTCTCTCCCTAACCCATTCTTCCGTCAGTACCATCACTAA
- the LOC120443432 gene encoding uncharacterized protein LOC120443432 isoform X3: MEEDQTVKRDVKTNLFTKTVEIEAVPQPEVEVQPLTCSSASESCKLVCEGDVSKAGPVEYFWKKDDGEWARSEKNTMEIINDEETQRVETFSCRMKNLVSEKESKAFSNVFFRIKPANNQQAVGDDLHCGLWVITLGAVMRSLAILALFVVVVYFLCQKLQTGCKCRKSDDDDPAV; encoded by the exons ATGGAAGAAGATCAGACAGTCAAGCGAGATGTCAAAACAAACCTCTTCACCAAG ACTGTGGAGATCGAAGCAGTGCCCCAGCCTGAGgtggaagtgcagccgctgacGTGTAGCTCAGCCTCAGAGAGCTGTAAACTGGTGTGTGAGGGAGACGTTAGCAAAGCCGGGCCTGTCGAGTACTTCTGGAAGAAGGATGATGGAGAGTGGGCAAGGTCTGAAAAGAACACCATGGAGATCATTAATGATGAGGAAACGCAGCGTGTGGAAACTTTCTCCTGCAGGATGAAGAActtagtgagtgagaaagagagCAAAGCCTTCTCCAATGTGTTCTTCCGAATAAAACCAGCAAACAACCAGCAGGCGGTCGGTGACGATCTGCACTGTGGACTCTGGGTCATAACTTTAGGTGCTGTGATGAGATCTCTGGCGATCCTCGCACTCTTTGTGGTGGTTGTCTACTTTCTGTGTCAGAAACTACAGACTGGCTGTAAATGCAGAaaaagtgatgatgatgatcctgCAGTTTAA
- the LOC116321525 gene encoding uncharacterized protein LOC116321525 — protein MKTSVGFWLLAVKLLAASSFSQAQIVKKYFEDGDTLQLSPQPVSEKITSIVWYCDEYLLAEWVKDLIELRDHISFKGRTNLNTDTGVLEIRDMTVADTGLYSVEINNQVQSQVHQAVRIEAVPQPVVSVRPLLCNSTSKSCTLSCDGDVSNAGPVEYSWKIGDGEWKQSGTNMEIINNEETQRVTNFICRIKNTVSARDSKPLPNPLFQIPSFPSSSSPTTVSDDTESEPLTKAQVTNGV, from the coding sequence ATGAAGACATCGGTGGGTTTCTGGCTCCTGGCTGTGAAGCTCTTAGCTGCATCCAGCTTCTCTCAGGCTCAGATTGTAAAGAAGTACTTTGAGGATGGTGACACGCTTCAGCTCAGCCCTCAGCCGGTCTCTGAAAAGATCACCAGCATCGTGTGGTATTGTGATGAGTACCTGCTGGCTGAGTGGGTGAAAGACTTGATTGAGCTGAGAGATCACATCTCATTTAAAGGACGAACAAATCTGAACACTGACACAGGAGTGTTGGAGATCAGGGACATGACTGTGGCGGACACTGGACTGTATTCAGTGGAGATCAACAACCAGGTCCAGAGTCAGGTTCATCAGGCTGTGAGGATTGAAGCAGTGCCCCAGCCTGTGGTGAGTGTGAGGCCGCTGTTGTGTAACTCAACCTCAAAGAGCTGCACACTGAGCTGTGACGGAGACGTCAGCAATGCTGGGCCTGTCGAGTATTCCTGGAAGATCGGAGATGGAGAGTGGAAGCAGTCAGGAACGAACATGGAAATCATCAATAATGAGGAAACACAGCGTGTTACGAATTTCATCTGCAGGATAAAGAACACAGTGAGTGCGAGAGACAGCAAACCTCTCCCTAACCCACTCTTCCAAATACCTTCCtttccatcttcatcatcaccGACGACGGTCAGTGACGATACAGAGAGTGAACCGCTCACAAAGGCCCAGGTTACAAATGGAGTTTAG
- the LOC120443432 gene encoding SLAM family member 9-like isoform X2, protein METSAGFWLLAVLLLVGFTQAQTVEKYFKVGGTLQLSPQPVSGAITSIVWKYDKMLLAEWVKGSIDLTYYSKFKGRTNLNTDTGVLEIRDMTATDTGLYSVEINNQVQSRLYQTVEVEAVPQPEVILQPLACDRSSTCGLKCYGDITNAGPVTYSWKKDGGEWEDGQDRRDLSKLEKDSVKTFTCRMKNPVSQKESEAFKNPFHQRKPANSDDLHCGLWVITLGAVMRSLAILALFVVVVYFLCQKLQTGCKCRKSDDDDPAV, encoded by the exons ATGGAgacatctgctggtttctgGCTCCTCGCAGTGCTGCTGTTAGTCGGCTTCACTCAGGCCCAGACTGTGGAGAAGTACTTCAAGGTTGGTGGCACACTTCAGCTCAGCCCTCAGCCGGTCTCTGGAGCGATCACCAGCATCGTGTGgaaatatgacaaaatgctgCTGGCTGAGTGGGTGAAAGGCTCGATTGATCTGACATATTACAGCAAATTTAAAGGCCGAACAAATCTGAACACTGACACAGGTGTGTTGGAGATCAGGGACATGACTGCGACGGACACTGGACTGTATTCAGTGGAGATCAACAACCAGGTCCAGAGTCGGCTTTATCAGACTGTGGAGGTCGAAGCAGTGCCCCAGCCTGAGGTGATTCTGCAGCCGCTGGCGTGTGATCGATCGTCGACATGTGGACTGAAATGTTACGGAGACATTACAAATGCCGGGCCTGTCACCTACTCCTGGAAGAAGGACGGCGGAGAGTGGGAAGACGGACAAGACAGAAGGGATCTCAGCAAACTGGAAAAGGACAGCGTGAAAACTTTCACCTGCAGGATGAAAAACCCAGTGAGCCAGAAAGAGAGCGAAGCCTTCAAAAATCCCTTCCACCAAAGAAAACCAGCAAACAGTGACGATCTGCACTGTGGACTCTGGGTCATAACTTTAGGTGCTGTGATGAGATCTCTGGCGATCCTCGCACTCTTTGTG GTGGTTGTCTACTTTCTGTGTCAGAAACTACAGACTGGCTGTAAATGCAGAaaaagtgatgatgatgatcctgCAGTTTAA
- the LOC116321520 gene encoding uncharacterized protein LOC116321520, with amino-acid sequence MKPSAGFLLLGVLLSAAVRFAQARIIHSYFKLGGTLVLKPASVSARITSIVWKWDRELLAEWVEDEIPLTCYGRFGGRSEVNTNTGVLEIRNMTAADTGVYSVEINNRVQSQTHQAVRIREVPQPEVTVRPPMCGSSLEKCTLSCDGDVKEAEPVEYFWRIGDGEWEQSGKNMEIINSEETQCVKMFSCRMRNPVSERRSESITNPFHQHRNLDYRWWILTLLGAAVLAVVAVLVCFLFQKL; translated from the coding sequence ATGAAGCCATCAgctggctttctgctgctgGGAGTGCTGCTCTCAGCCGCAGTGAGGTTCGCTCAGGCCCGGATTATACACTCGTACTTCAAGCTTGGCGGCACGCTGGTCCTCAAACCTGCCTCGGTCTCTGCTCGCATCACCAGCATCGTGTGGAAGTGGGACAGAGAACTGTTGGCCGAATGGGTGGAAGACGAGATTCCCCTGACATGTTACGGCAGGTTTGGAGGCCGATCAGAGGTGAACACGAACACAGGAGTGTTGGAGATCAGGAACATGACTGCAGCTGACACTGGGGTGTATTCAGTGGAGATCAACAACCGTGTCCAGAGTCAGACTCATCAGGCCGTGAGGATCAGAGAAGTGCCCCAGCCCGAGGTGACGGTGAGGCCGCCGATGTGTGGCTCGAGTTTGGAGAAGTGCACACTGAGCTGTGACGGAGACGTTAAAGAGGCCGAACCTGTCGAGTATTTCTGGAGGATCGGAGATGGAGAGTGGGAACAGTCGGGAAAAAACATGGAGATCATCAATTCTGAGGAAACACAGTGTGTGAAGATGTTTTCCTGCAGGATGAGGAACCCAGTGAGTGAGCGACGCAGCGAATCCATCACTAACCCGTTTCACCAGCACAGAAATCTGGACTATCGATGGTGGATCCTCACTCTTTTAGGCGCTGCCGTCCTGGCGGTGGTTGCGGTGCTCGTCTgctttttgtttcagaaactgtaa
- the LOC116332592 gene encoding CD48 antigen-like, producing METSAGFWLLAVLLVAVTSFSQDQAVKYFKVGDTLQLRPQQVSGPINSIVWKFDKNLLAEWVKDSIELTYYSRFKGRTTLNTDTGVLEIRDMTAEDSGVYSVEINNQVQSQVYKTVAVEAVPQPVVSVRPLLCNSTSKSCTLSCDGDVSNAGPVEYFWRIGDGEWKQSGTNMEIIGDEETQRVPTFSCRMKNRVSERDSKPLFNPLFQIKPADCGHWMIVLGAVMRSLAIVALFVAVVYFLCQKLLSVCVCKHRKGHNDAV from the coding sequence ATGGAGACGTCAGCTGGTTTCTGGCTCCTGGCTGTGCTGCTCGTAGCTGTAACCAGCTTCTCTCAGGATCAGGCTGTGAAGTACTTCAAGGTTGGTGACACACTTCAGCTCAGACCTCAGCAGGTCTCTGGACCGATCAACAGCATTGTGTGGAAATTCGACAAGAACCTGCTGGCTGAGTGGGTGAAAGACTCGATTGAGCTGACATATTACAGCAGGTTTAAAGGACGAACCACTCTGAACACTGACACAGGAGTGTTGGAGATCAGAGACATGACTGCAGAGGACAGTGGAGTGTATTCAGTGGAGATCAACAACCAGGTCCAGAGTCAGGTTTATAAGACCGTGGCGGTCGAAGCAGTGCCCCAGCCTGTGGTGAGTGTGAGGCCGCTGTTGTGTAACTCAACGTCAAAGAGCTGCACACTGAGCTGTGACGGAGACGTCAGCAATGCTGGGCCTGTCGAGTATTTCTGGAGGATCGGAGATGGAGAGTGGAAGCAGTCAGGAACAAACATGGAGATCATCGGTGATGAGGAAACACAGCGTGTCCCAACTTTCTCCTGCAGGATGAAGAAtcgagtgagtgagagagacagcAAACCTCTCTTTAACCCACTCTTCCAAATAAAACCTGCAGACTGTGGACACTGGATGATAGTTTTAGGTGCTGTGATGAGATCTCTGGCGATCGTGGCGCTCTTTGTTGCCGTCGTCTACTTTTTGTGCCAGAAactgctctctgtctgtgtctgtaaacACAGAAAAGGTCATAAtgatgcagtttaa
- the LOC120443432 gene encoding SLAM family member 9-like isoform X1: METSAGFWLLAVLLLVGFTQAQTVEKYFKVGGTLQLSPQPVSGAITSIVWKYDKMLLAEWVKGSIDLTYYSKFKGRTNLNTDTGVLEIRDMTATDTGLYSVEINNQVQSRLYQTVEVEAVPQPEVILQPLACDRSSTCGLKCYGDITNAGPVTYSWKKDGGEWEDGQDRRDLSKLEKDSVKTFTCRMKNPVSQKESEAFKNPFHQRKPANSDDLHCGLWVITLGAVMRSLAILALFVVVVYFLCQKLQTGCKCRKSDDDDDDAV, encoded by the coding sequence ATGGAgacatctgctggtttctgGCTCCTCGCAGTGCTGCTGTTAGTCGGCTTCACTCAGGCCCAGACTGTGGAGAAGTACTTCAAGGTTGGTGGCACACTTCAGCTCAGCCCTCAGCCGGTCTCTGGAGCGATCACCAGCATCGTGTGgaaatatgacaaaatgctgCTGGCTGAGTGGGTGAAAGGCTCGATTGATCTGACATATTACAGCAAATTTAAAGGCCGAACAAATCTGAACACTGACACAGGTGTGTTGGAGATCAGGGACATGACTGCGACGGACACTGGACTGTATTCAGTGGAGATCAACAACCAGGTCCAGAGTCGGCTTTATCAGACTGTGGAGGTCGAAGCAGTGCCCCAGCCTGAGGTGATTCTGCAGCCGCTGGCGTGTGATCGATCGTCGACATGTGGACTGAAATGTTACGGAGACATTACAAATGCCGGGCCTGTCACCTACTCCTGGAAGAAGGACGGCGGAGAGTGGGAAGACGGACAAGACAGAAGGGATCTCAGCAAACTGGAAAAGGACAGCGTGAAAACTTTCACCTGCAGGATGAAAAACCCAGTGAGCCAGAAAGAGAGCGAAGCCTTCAAAAATCCCTTCCACCAAAGAAAACCAGCAAACAGTGACGATCTGCACTGTGGACTCTGGGTCATAACTTTAGGTGCTGTGATGAGATCTCTGGCGATCCTCGCACTCTTTGTGGTGGTTGTCTACTTTCTGTGTCAGAAACTACAGACTGGCTGTAAATGCAGAaaaagtgatgatgatgatgatgatgctgtttAA